The following DNA comes from Chryseobacterium gallinarum.
ATCTATACTGGTACGGGTTAAATCAAAGTTTCCGGCATGGTCATAAGTTGTACCATCAAAGGGATAATAATGAACAGGATTATGGGGAGGCGGGCACATGCTGGTGTGCTCTGTGTAATAAGCGTAATAAATACGAAGTCCGCCCGTTAATGTGAGAAGTCCTCCCAGCAACGTTATTTTGGCATATGAAAATTGGCTGATTCCAAGGTCTAGTTCAATGGTGGCTCTTTTTTGATCTTGTGAGCTGACTTTGAGGATGCTGTTGCTGATGGTTTTGACATTCACATTGGATTTTGTTCCCAAAAGATCTCTGTCCCCGGTCTCTACAGTAAGAGATCCCAGTAGTTCAATGAATAAGGGAGTGCTCTCAGTACCGATGCCAATTACGAGCTTTCCGGGCATTTTCGTTGTTGGTTCAAAGAGTAAAGTTTGCTCAACTCCGGCAACTACCCCTGCATTAAGTTTCAGGGTAGAATACGTATCTTCATTAGCATCAACCGCGTTTTCAGGGTTCTCTACCCCACAACCCAGGCATAGTAAAGCATTGGTATTGTTTTCTTGCTGATAAGCATACTTTTTAGTTTGGGAAGGGAACAATGTGCTCACTATGAATAACAGAAAAGCCATTGCCTTAGTTTTTTTTGAACAGTGTTTTGTCAATAAATTGATTTTCATATCGTTGGGATTTAGGTGTTTTAGTTTTTATAAATTTATACATAAAATTATTATGTTGATATTTTTATTTCATTTTTTAATGATTTATTAAGATTTTGATTGTAGTATTTGACAGTTTTAGAAAATGTCATTCTTAGGGGGATATGAAATCACTGATGTTGATTCTTGTTGTGGATGGCTAGCCATATGGTTTCATCCCGGAAGTTTCTTCTATTCAGATTAACTAAACTTTTGTCTGGTCCTCAGCTTTTGTAACTGATCCCAGCAAAGTCAGTGAAAGTGGATGAATATGCGTATGCTTAGAAAAGATTAAATGAACTTGGCCAGATCGTAGTATAGGAAGAAATAGAAGGAAAGTAGAGAAAACAAAAAAAGGACCTTATAAAAGTCCTTTTTTGTAGCCCGTAGGGGAATCGAACCCCTCTTACCAGAATGAAAATCTGAGGTCCTAACCGATAGACGAACGGGCCCTCTATCTTCCACTGAATTTTTCAGTGTGTTAGCTTTTGTTTTTATAAGTATCAACTCTTAGTTTGTAGCCCGTAGGGGAATCGAACCCCTCTTACCAGAATGAAAATCTGAGGTCCTAACCGATAGACGAACGGGCCTACTATATTCTTACGCTAATTTATTAACGTGTTTTGTTAATTTGCTTTTCAAGTTAGCAGCTTTGTTCTTGTGGATAATATTTTTCTTAGCTAATTTATCCAATAAAGCGATAACTTTTGGCAGTTGCTCTGTAGCAGCAGCTTTGTTCTCCTCATTTCTCAAGGCTTTCAACGCTGTTCTAGCAGTCTTGTGATAATATCTGTTACGAAGTCTTCTAGTTTCGTTTTGTCTGATTCTCTTTAATGCTGATTTATGATTTGCCATATCGTTCAAATGTGAGTGCAAAACTATAAACTTTTTTTTTATCTGCCAAATTTTTTTTCAAAAATTTTTAATTTTCTTCTGACAGGTATTTTCTGAGTTTATCTATTGCTTGTTCTATTTTTAAATTTTCTTGTTCCTTTTCAATTTTCTTGATTGTGTTTCCCAACATAATCATTGCATTGTTCCATTCTCCAGTCGTATTGGTGAAAGTAAGTTCATCTATTGTTACTTCGAAAGCTACCCTTTCTCCGGTCCTGTAAAGCCTGAAACTTATTTTATCATCCCTGCCTGTAATCCCGTCTTCATTGATTTGTAAATCATAACTTTTTGGGTTAGAGTGGATTTTCTTAAAAAGCAATTTTGCTTCTTGTATTTTTAAATCCGGCATGATATAAAATTTGGTAGCCTATAGGGGAATCGAACCCCTGTTGCAAGAATGAAAATCTTGAGTCCTAACCACTAGACGAATAGGCCAAATTTTGAGGTTGCAAAAGTAATCATTAACTTCTAAACTTCAAAATTATTTTAACATTATTTATACACTTTTTGTATTACCGTATTTTTAATTCCTTTAGTCTCAAGTTCTTTCTGAAGTTTTACAGCATCTTCTAAAGTATACACTTTTCCATAGGTGTAATAGAAGACTCCGCTGTCTTTTTGCCTTTCCACATCTTTTAAGGTTTGAAGAATATAAGAGTTTCCATTAAGTTTATCTCCTGCATAAACCTCTATGGTATAATACCCCATGCTGATTCTCTGGTTAGGCATAAATCCTACTGCAAAGGCATTTCTGAAGCCTGCATCCTTAGCTGTCTTAAGATTGATGTCTTTTACGGAAGCCATATTGGTTACAGCGTAATAGTACTTGTATTGTCCGTTTTCTTTAAGGGTAAGAATATAATTTAAACCTTTAAGGGCGGGATCTCCATCATTGTATTTCGTAGGGGAGCTCATCAGTAATATTCTGAAATCATTTTTCAGAGGAACTTCCGCCGGTTTTTCAGGTTCAGGCTTTTTGGCAGCAATAGCGCCTCCTGTTTTTCTGTCAATAGCTTTTTTGTAATCAATGACAGCATTGTAAATACTTTCTGCAATTTCATTCTGTCCTTTTTCGGAAGCGATATAATGGCTTTCTTCAGGGTGATTGATAAAGCCGGTTTCTATCAGAACGGAAGGCATCGCGTTCATACGGAGAACGTGAAGGTTTTTCTGGAAAACACCTCTTGAAAATCTTTTGTCCTTATTTACAAAATTGTCTTCCACCAGGCCGCCCAAAAGAAGGCTTGATTCGAGATATTTGCTTTGCTGAAGTTTTAAAGCAATTAAAGATTCCGGGGAATCCGGATTATAAGAGCCGAAGATCTGTCTGTCTTTTTCGTCCAGGTAGATCACATCATTTTCCCTTTTAGCTACCTCAAGGTTTTCATTATTCTGGTTGGGGCCCTGTACATAGGTTTCCGTTCCATAAGCGGTAGGCCTTTGTGAAGAATTGCAATGTATGGATATAAAAAGATCCGCTTTGCTCCTGTTGGCCAGGTTGGTCCTTTCGGATAAAGAAGGGTATTCATCAATTTTACGGGTGTAAATTACTTTGAAATCCCTGTTTTTCTCCAGCATTGCACCTACCTTTAAGGTAATGGCAAGGGTAATGTCTTTTTCTGCGACCCTTCCAATATCAGCATAGGTTCTGTTGGCTCCATGGTCACTTCCCCCGTGTCCTGCATCCAGAACGATGGTAAACTTCTTCTGAGAGAATATAAAGTTGGAGATAAGGATAAGGAGAAATGATAAAATTATTTTAAAATTTTGTTTGTGCATCTTACAGTTATAAAAATTATATTAATTTTGGACCTTAATTATATAGAATAAAATTGGCCAAAACCGTCTTCAAAAATATATTACAAATTTTAATTATCCTAATTTTTAACAATTTTTTAGCACAGAAAACACCTGAAAAATTGCCTAAAAATGCGGTTAACGATACTATTCCCAAAAAGGATACCATTGTTGTAAAAAAAGAAGCCTTAGAGGATGTTCTGCGTACCAAAGCTGATGATCAGAGAAGGGACGTTCCTAAAAAAATGACATTCCTTAATAAAAATGCGCAGGTAAAGTATCAGGATATGCAGATCGATGCAGATTATATCTCTATTGATGATAATAAAAATATAATCTATGCCCGGGGAAAACAGGATTCTTTAGGGAAAATCATTGAGCCGGTGATTACTACACAAGCCGGAAAAAAATATGAAACCAATGAGTTCAGCTATAATACCAAAACCAGACAGGCCATTGCTTTTAATGCGAGAACTGA
Coding sequences within:
- the rpsT gene encoding 30S ribosomal protein S20; translated protein: MANHKSALKRIRQNETRRLRNRYYHKTARTALKALRNEENKAAATEQLPKVIALLDKLAKKNIIHKNKAANLKSKLTKHVNKLA
- a CDS encoding N-acetylmuramoyl-L-alanine amidase family protein, with amino-acid sequence MHKQNFKIILSFLLILISNFIFSQKKFTIVLDAGHGGSDHGANRTYADIGRVAEKDITLAITLKVGAMLEKNRDFKVIYTRKIDEYPSLSERTNLANRSKADLFISIHCNSSQRPTAYGTETYVQGPNQNNENLEVAKRENDVIYLDEKDRQIFGSYNPDSPESLIALKLQQSKYLESSLLLGGLVEDNFVNKDKRFSRGVFQKNLHVLRMNAMPSVLIETGFINHPEESHYIASEKGQNEIAESIYNAVIDYKKAIDRKTGGAIAAKKPEPEKPAEVPLKNDFRILLMSSPTKYNDGDPALKGLNYILTLKENGQYKYYYAVTNMASVKDINLKTAKDAGFRNAFAVGFMPNQRISMGYYTIEVYAGDKLNGNSYILQTLKDVERQKDSGVFYYTYGKVYTLEDAVKLQKELETKGIKNTVIQKVYK